A stretch of DNA from Terriglobia bacterium:
GCCGGAACAATTCAATCTCCGACTGTTCTTCCCCGAGCAGGACCCGGCGGCCCGGCTCGAAGGCGGCGTCTTCCTCGAGCAATTGCTCGATTCGGACCTCCCCTTTGAGGCCTTGGGTTCTGGTGATCCGCGCGATGGATATATAGGAGGCTTCCGGCTGACTGATGAAGCGCTACTCCAAGATCTCGAGCGTGAACCGCTTTTTCAGCTTCATTCCGGCCGCGCTGAGAATGGTTCGGATCGATCGGGCTGTTCTACCCTGCTTACCGATGACTTTACCCAGGTCGCTTTGAGCAACTCTCAACTCAAGGACCGTCGTTTGTTCCCCTTCGATTGGCTTCACAGTTACCTGGTCCGGATTATCCACAAGCGCTTTCGCGATCTGCTCAATGAGCTCCTTCATAGCACCTCCGACACTCGCTTCTGCGTTGAGCTGGAAAATTAGGGCTACAAATAGTATGAACCGCGATCGGGGGCCCGGAAAGACTTTTACGCTACTTTACAAGTTCTTTTTTCAAAAGAATGCTTCGGACCGTCTCGGACGGCTGCGCTCCCTTTGAAAGCCAATATTGGGTTCGCTCGGCATTCACTTCCATCTGAACAGGATTGGCAATCGGGTTATATTGACCAATCACCTCCAGAAAGCGGCCGTTCCGAGCACGGCGCTTGTCGATCACAACAATCCGGTAATAGGGACGTTTCTTCGACCCGATCCGGGATAGACGCATTGTTACCAAAAGCGTTCCTCCTTATAGCGAAACCGTAGAATTGTATCATTGGATCATTCTATTTAGCCGCAGATGACGCGGATGACGCAGATGGGGCGCGAAAAAAGCGCCTGCTGATGCGCCCCATCTGCGTCATCCGCGTCATCTGCGGCTAAAACGGCATTTCCGGTAATTTCATGCCTTTCAACCGCTTACCGAAGAACGAATTCTTCATTCCCTTCATCATCTTGCGGGTCTGGACATACTGCTTCAGGAGCTGATTGACCTGTTGAACGCTGGTTCCGCTGCCTTTGGCGATGCGTTTCCGGCGGCTGCCGTTGATGACTTGATGATTCCGGCGCTCCTTCGGGGTCATGGAGTTAATGATGGCTTCCACCCGGACGAGCTCTTTCTCGTCGATCTTGGCTTTCTGCATTTCTTTGAACGGGCCGATGCTCGGGAGCATGCTCATGATCTGTTCGAGCGAGCCGAGCTTGCGGATCTGCTTGAGTTGATCGCGGAAGTCGTCCAGCGTGAAGCTGTCCGACAGCATCTTCTCCTGCATCTCGACGGCCTTCTTCTTGTCGACGACTTCTTCGGCCTTTTCGATCAGCGAGAGGATGTCGCCCATTCCCATGATGCGGGAGACCAGGCGATCGGGGTGGAACAGTTCGAGGGCATCGTACTTCTCCCCGGTTCCGACAAATTTTACCGGCTGGCCGGTGACCTGCTTGATGGAGAGGGCGGCGCCGCCGCGGGCATCGCCGTCCATCTTGGTGAGGATGAAGCCGTTGAATCCGAGCCGTTCGTGGAATTGCTGGGCGCTCTTGACGGCGTCCTGTCCGAGCATGGCGTCGGCAACGAACAGGATTTCGTTGGGCTTCACGATTTCTTTGATTTCGTGAAGCTCGTTCATCAGGGCTTCGTCGATGTGGAGCCGGCCCGCCGTATCGATGACGACCACATCGTGGGCCGTGTTTCGCGCCTCACGAACGGCGTCCTGGCACAGCTGCAGCGGCTTATCGTCGGGATTGCCCTCCCACAGTTTCACGCCGATGTCTTTGGCGATCACTTTCAACTGCTCGCGCGCGGCCGGCCGGTAGACGTCCACGGAAACCAGGAGCGGACGATGCCCGCCCTTCTGAAGCCAGTTCGAAAGTTTTCCGGACGATGTCGTCTTGCCCGAGCCTTGAAGTCCGACCATCATGATCACGGTTGGAGGCTGCGGCGCGAAATTCAGGCGGACATTCAAGCCGCCCAGCATTTCGACCAGTTCGTCGCGGACGATCTTCACCACCTGCTGGCCGGGGCTGAGGCTCTGCATGACCTCCTGGCCGAGGGCTTTCTCGCGGACCGCGTCGGTGAATTGCTTCACCACTTTGAAGTTCACGTCCGCTTCGAGCAGCGCCATCCGGATCTCTTTCAGCGCCTCGTCCAGGTGCAGTTCGGACAGTTTGCCTTCGCCGCGGAGGTTTTTGAATACGCGTTGTAATTTGTCGGATAAGTTCTCGAACATAACTCTTAATTATAACCGCTGAACCCGCTCGATTTTGCGCGCCTTGCCGGTAGCCGAATCGACGTCTACAAAGACGCCGTGGAGCTGGGCGTCCTGGGATGCGGTTTCGAATTTGTCCGGAATGGAGGTCAAAAAGCGCCGGATCACTTCCTCTTTGATGACCCCGATGACGGAGTAGAAGGGACCGGCCATTCCGGCGTCGGTTTGAAAGGCGGTGCCGCCGGGAAGGATTCGTTCGTCGGCCGTGGGGATGTGCGTGTGCGTCCCGACGACGGCGGAGACACGGCCGTCCAGATACCAGCCCATCGCGACCTTTTCCGAGGTGGCTTCGCCGTGCATGTCCACGAAAATCACCTTGATGTGCTTCGGAACCTTTGCCAGTTCCGCATCGGCCACGCGGAACGGATCGTCGGTCGGCGGCATGAAGACGCGGCCCTGCAGATTCAACACCGCCGCCTCTTCGC
This window harbors:
- the rpsP gene encoding 30S ribosomal protein S16; this encodes MRLSRIGSKKRPYYRIVVIDKRRARNGRFLEVIGQYNPIANPVQMEVNAERTQYWLSKGAQPSETVRSILLKKELVK
- a CDS encoding TIGR00282 family metallophosphoesterase; the encoded protein is MKILFIGDTVGKAGRTIVHQHLKHLQEEYAADLTILNCENAAAGFGVTPKIADELFDWGIDVLTSGNHIWDKKEIMGYLSTHTRILRPANYPADNPGRGLAIVKTQSGEEAAVLNLQGRVFMPPTDDPFRVADAELAKVPKHIKVIFVDMHGEATSEKVAMGWYLDGRVSAVVGTHTHIPTADERILPGGTAFQTDAGMAGPFYSVIGVIKEEVIRRFLTSIPDKFETASQDAQLHGVFVDVDSATGKARKIERVQRL
- a CDS encoding KH domain-containing protein; translation: MKELIEQIAKALVDNPDQVTVKPIEGEQTTVLELRVAQSDLGKVIGKQGRTARSIRTILSAAGMKLKKRFTLEILE
- the ffh gene encoding signal recognition particle protein, with protein sequence MFENLSDKLQRVFKNLRGEGKLSELHLDEALKEIRMALLEADVNFKVVKQFTDAVREKALGQEVMQSLSPGQQVVKIVRDELVEMLGGLNVRLNFAPQPPTVIMMVGLQGSGKTTSSGKLSNWLQKGGHRPLLVSVDVYRPAAREQLKVIAKDIGVKLWEGNPDDKPLQLCQDAVREARNTAHDVVVIDTAGRLHIDEALMNELHEIKEIVKPNEILFVADAMLGQDAVKSAQQFHERLGFNGFILTKMDGDARGGAALSIKQVTGQPVKFVGTGEKYDALELFHPDRLVSRIMGMGDILSLIEKAEEVVDKKKAVEMQEKMLSDSFTLDDFRDQLKQIRKLGSLEQIMSMLPSIGPFKEMQKAKIDEKELVRVEAIINSMTPKERRNHQVINGSRRKRIAKGSGTSVQQVNQLLKQYVQTRKMMKGMKNSFFGKRLKGMKLPEMPF